The following coding sequences lie in one Paenibacillus durus ATCC 35681 genomic window:
- a CDS encoding LysR family transcriptional regulator: MTLQQLKYVIEVAGRGSMNEAAKRLFISQPSLSNAIRDLEDEIGITIFERTNKGISLSKEGAEFLSYARQVVEQAELLENRYLGAKPSPQHFSVSTQHYAFAVNAFVNLVREYGQEEYEFALRETKTYEIIQDVKTLRSEIGILYLNEFNAKVMGRLLKDAGLAFNSLFTAKPHIFISIHNPLAKQSIVTIDQLHEYPYLSFEQGEYNSFHFSEEILSTLSHPKSIRVNDRATLFNLLIGLNGYTISTGVLSADLNGNEIIPVPLDCGESINVGWICHKDAVLSKLALAYVEELKRATTE; encoded by the coding sequence TTGACTTTACAACAACTGAAATATGTGATCGAGGTTGCGGGCCGCGGTTCGATGAACGAGGCGGCGAAGCGGCTGTTTATTTCCCAGCCCAGCCTGTCCAACGCGATCCGGGATCTGGAAGATGAGATCGGGATCACGATCTTTGAACGGACCAACAAAGGCATCTCCCTCTCGAAGGAAGGCGCGGAATTCCTAAGCTATGCCCGGCAGGTGGTCGAGCAGGCCGAACTGCTGGAGAACCGGTATCTTGGGGCCAAGCCGTCGCCGCAGCATTTTTCCGTGTCGACCCAGCATTACGCATTTGCGGTGAATGCCTTCGTGAACCTGGTGCGGGAGTACGGGCAGGAGGAGTATGAATTCGCGCTCCGCGAGACAAAGACCTACGAAATTATCCAGGATGTCAAAACCCTTCGCAGCGAAATCGGCATCCTGTATCTGAACGAATTTAACGCCAAAGTGATGGGCAGGCTGCTGAAAGACGCGGGACTAGCGTTTAACAGTCTGTTTACGGCGAAGCCGCATATTTTTATCAGCATCCACAACCCGCTCGCCAAGCAGTCCATCGTCACCATAGACCAGCTGCATGAATATCCCTATCTGTCCTTTGAACAGGGGGAGTATAACTCCTTTCACTTCTCCGAGGAAATTTTAAGCACGCTCTCGCATCCCAAAAGCATACGGGTCAACGACAGAGCGACGCTGTTCAATCTCCTCATCGGGCTGAACGGATATACGATTTCTACCGGCGTGCTGAGCGCGGACCTGAACGGCAATGAGATTATTCCCGTTCCGCTGGACTGCGGCGAGAGCATCAACGTCGGCTGGATCTGCCATAAGGACGCGGTGCTTTCCAAGCTGGCTCTTGCATATGTGGAGGAGCTGAAAAGGGCAACAACGGAGTAA
- a CDS encoding glycosyltransferase family 2 protein, producing the protein MKPEISIIVPVYKVENYIHKCVDSILAQSFENFELILVDDGSPDNCPAICDSYAAMDTRVKVVHKPNGGLSDARNWGINAAEGKYIGFVDSDDWIAEDMYESLYNAMIEHEADIAVCCHYWVVDGELSQINNFDGYPPVLGHVEGLSELLTDVRIKNLAWDKLYKRELFRSVNYPVGAYYEDTPTTYKLFMQASKVALVNMPKYYYISRKESITGSKNLKKLQDKFSGAYEKYEKVRSQYRDKIDVNTWGWAVNIVVNEAMELYNFLLRKKDGADHSQDVDKVKKFLRENLSVIMSAKPVGPKLKMAALILSTSEAFYSLLYSTLIFPFRKEKNQSLM; encoded by the coding sequence ATGAAACCGGAAATCAGCATCATAGTGCCTGTGTATAAGGTGGAGAATTATATCCATAAATGTGTGGATTCGATTCTCGCACAGAGCTTTGAGAACTTTGAACTGATTCTAGTCGATGACGGCTCTCCCGACAACTGCCCTGCTATTTGCGACAGCTACGCGGCCATGGACACGAGGGTCAAGGTTGTGCATAAACCGAACGGCGGACTGTCCGATGCCAGAAACTGGGGGATCAATGCCGCTGAGGGCAAATATATCGGATTTGTCGATTCGGATGACTGGATTGCCGAAGACATGTATGAATCGCTGTACAACGCCATGATCGAGCATGAAGCGGATATCGCCGTATGCTGCCATTATTGGGTGGTGGACGGTGAACTGTCCCAGATTAATAACTTTGACGGCTATCCCCCTGTGCTGGGTCATGTGGAGGGATTGAGCGAGCTGCTGACGGACGTTCGGATCAAGAATCTGGCCTGGGACAAGCTTTACAAAAGAGAGCTGTTCCGCAGCGTTAACTATCCTGTCGGCGCTTATTACGAGGATACTCCGACCACCTATAAATTGTTCATGCAGGCCTCAAAGGTCGCATTGGTCAACATGCCCAAATATTATTACATCAGCAGAAAAGAGAGCATCACGGGCAGCAAAAATCTAAAAAAGCTGCAGGATAAATTCTCCGGCGCTTATGAGAAATACGAAAAGGTCAGAAGCCAGTACCGGGACAAAATTGATGTGAATACCTGGGGCTGGGCCGTCAATATCGTAGTCAATGAAGCGATGGAGCTGTACAACTTTCTGCTTCGGAAAAAAGACGGAGCCGATCACAGCCAGGATGTCGATAAGGTGAAAAAGTTCCTGCGGGAGAATCTCTCCGTAATCATGAGCGCAAAGCCGGTCGGACCCAAACTAAAGATGGCCGCCCTGATCTTGTCGACGAGCGAAGCGTTTTACAGCTTGCTGTACAGCACCCTGATCTTTCCATTCCGTAAAGAGAAGAACCAGAGCCTGATGTAG
- a CDS encoding glycosyltransferase family 4 protein, with translation MHIGIFMHTNCFEDFFVKGLGISEREYVESYHNDFSFDYARLLREHGITTTIYNFTKTGSKARTYRHKVVDCTVKFIPVNAAYRLYDRIPFSKRTPVFKFVSQYISTIQPDLAQILKGDGIDVIYAQEYASGRFERLAGVAKHLSLPIIAAYHGGSIPGFLMPIKRRTLRQAAYLTTLNEDEHRSMQSSLPEMKDRIRIIPNFVNRSIFHREDREEARRALGLDANSRYIITVGRLDEHQKAHSLLVEAVKTLGDFPDLKVLIAGSGPDEQELRQRISAAGLEDKIILLGSVRDKNELRHYYNASELFVLPSRYEGLPLVLLEAGACGLPAVAFNVMGVRGLIRDGENGLLAENLDPLQLADALRKLLSDPEIRSEMGGRALNIVESQYSEEIIGAKLNALFMDSVGGDSGVKFKPAVLAGNK, from the coding sequence ATGCATATCGGAATTTTCATGCATACCAACTGCTTCGAGGATTTTTTCGTGAAAGGACTCGGCATTAGCGAGCGGGAGTATGTCGAATCCTATCATAATGATTTCTCGTTCGATTATGCCCGTCTGCTGCGTGAGCACGGTATTACAACGACGATCTACAATTTCACGAAGACAGGCAGCAAAGCCCGCACCTATCGGCATAAAGTCGTCGATTGTACCGTGAAGTTCATACCGGTCAACGCTGCATACCGTCTGTATGACCGGATTCCGTTCTCTAAGCGGACTCCTGTCTTCAAATTTGTCTCCCAGTATATCTCCACCATTCAGCCGGACCTTGCGCAAATACTGAAGGGCGACGGCATCGATGTTATCTACGCTCAGGAATATGCGTCCGGACGGTTTGAACGGCTGGCCGGCGTCGCCAAACACTTAAGTCTCCCCATTATTGCCGCATATCACGGCGGAAGCATACCGGGGTTCCTGATGCCGATCAAGAGACGGACCTTGCGGCAGGCCGCCTATCTGACGACGCTTAACGAGGATGAGCATCGCAGCATGCAGTCGTCTTTGCCCGAAATGAAGGACCGTATCCGCATCATTCCGAATTTCGTCAACCGCTCCATCTTCCACCGGGAGGACCGGGAAGAAGCGCGCCGGGCGCTGGGCCTTGACGCGAACTCGCGGTATATCATCACGGTCGGACGGCTGGACGAGCATCAAAAAGCGCATTCCTTGCTCGTCGAGGCGGTCAAGACGCTGGGGGATTTTCCAGATCTGAAGGTGCTGATCGCCGGAAGCGGACCGGACGAGCAGGAGCTGCGGCAACGGATATCGGCTGCCGGGCTTGAGGACAAAATCATCCTGCTTGGGTCGGTGCGCGACAAAAATGAATTGAGACATTACTACAATGCCTCCGAGCTGTTTGTGCTTCCCTCGCGCTACGAGGGGCTTCCTCTCGTCCTTCTGGAAGCGGGCGCCTGCGGATTGCCTGCCGTGGCCTTCAATGTTATGGGCGTCAGGGGGCTGATCCGGGATGGGGAGAACGGCCTTCTTGCGGAGAATCTCGACCCGCTCCAGCTGGCCGACGCGCTGCGCAAGCTGCTGTCGGACCCTGAAATCCGCTCGGAAATGGGCGGCCGGGCGCTGAACATTGTAGAGAGCCAATATTCCGAGGAGATTATCGGCGCCAAGCTGAATGCGCTGTTCATGGACAGTGTGGGCGGCGATAGCGGCGTAAAGTTCAAACCGGCCGTTCTGGCCGGTAATAAATAA
- a CDS encoding glycosyltransferase family 2 protein, whose product MKLSVIIPAYNVEAHIGYTLESLAGQTNKEFETIVVDDGSTDGTGQAVQDFIDAGKLANCRLIRTENGGVSAARNRGVEEALGDYVMFLDGDDHVDKALIESFVKAVEDGAPDVVCWKWLLVDENGKQIFDFYRDIRGLPAKMSGADALRRILVERTMRIWTASAAYSKAMLEEGGVTYEAGCINGEDQEYTFKALALAADVVFIDKVLSFYLQRSTSISSVYNVKKFDYADAFKRAGEYMTGRPELKDVRDTLLTRHMLENYFYNLKTCLGNSGNVSIRALLRDIDKHYPRLNDEMRLVMKHQMKNHGRVNVQIRSFLIAPELYLLLLGCRQAAIRLKAGLRSRFRHAAA is encoded by the coding sequence TTGAAGCTGAGCGTAATTATTCCGGCGTATAATGTCGAGGCGCATATCGGCTATACGCTTGAGTCGCTGGCAGGACAGACGAACAAGGAATTTGAGACGATTGTTGTTGATGACGGCTCCACGGACGGAACCGGACAGGCGGTTCAGGATTTTATCGATGCGGGAAAGCTGGCCAACTGCCGGCTGATCCGCACGGAGAACGGCGGCGTCAGCGCCGCCCGAAACAGGGGTGTAGAGGAAGCGCTTGGAGATTACGTCATGTTCCTGGACGGCGACGATCATGTGGATAAGGCGCTTATAGAATCTTTTGTCAAAGCCGTGGAAGACGGAGCTCCCGATGTTGTATGCTGGAAATGGCTGCTGGTGGACGAGAACGGGAAGCAGATCTTTGATTTTTACCGGGATATTCGCGGCCTTCCGGCGAAAATGTCAGGCGCAGATGCGCTGAGACGGATACTCGTAGAGCGGACTATGCGGATTTGGACAGCCAGCGCTGCTTACAGCAAGGCGATGCTGGAAGAGGGCGGAGTTACTTATGAAGCCGGATGTATTAACGGCGAGGACCAGGAGTATACGTTCAAAGCTTTGGCGCTGGCGGCCGACGTTGTCTTTATCGATAAAGTGCTGTCTTTCTATCTCCAGCGGAGCACGTCCATCTCCAGTGTCTATAATGTCAAAAAATTTGATTATGCGGATGCCTTTAAGCGGGCGGGAGAGTATATGACAGGGCGTCCGGAGCTGAAGGATGTCCGGGATACTTTGCTTACCCGTCATATGCTGGAGAACTATTTTTACAATCTGAAGACCTGTCTTGGAAACTCCGGCAATGTCTCGATCCGTGCGCTGCTGCGGGACATCGACAAGCATTATCCCCGTTTGAACGATGAGATGCGACTTGTCATGAAGCACCAAATGAAAAATCACGGCAGAGTAAATGTGCAAATCCGTTCGTTTCTGATCGCTCCGGAGCTGTATCTGCTGCTGCTCGGATGCCGTCAGGCGGCTATACGGCTAAAGGCGGGCCTTCGCTCCAGATTCCGCCATGCGGCGGCGTAA
- a CDS encoding lipopolysaccharide biosynthesis protein codes for MIAKRSILNVSIGLLSQLVTIALSFFIPRLIMLNYGSEANGLVASITQIIAYLSLLEAGVGAASIQALYRPIGQNDRSKINDILAATSIYYKKTGLYYFAAVVLIAFVYPFVIESGFDALTVMAVVALSGLGGAVNYYFQGKFRVLLIAEGKSYIESSVVMVANIVNSLVRILLLLQGFDIIAVQAVYFIVMLLQIVVYRLYIRKYYNWIDLNRKPDYAAISQKNSALVHELSYLIFRNTDILVLTVFTNLKIVSIYVLYNMVFNFVDNLVQMLSGSLKFALGQSYFDNRAKFMKMYNMYETYYIGFIFAVISMVTILILPFMHLYTVGIKDINYIDYLLPLLFAAAKLLINARTPADAVIEIAGHFRSTQGRSILESVINLVCSIGFVLLFGIYGVLMGTIAALLYRSLDMIIYSNRRLLERSPWVTLRKWGANIALFVSIELIIQSVNLPIHSFFSLIIWGLVLSALIFPLYFTVNSLFEKDGFAILPGLARKFTSRFKLGKKAAAQGGSQ; via the coding sequence ATGATAGCCAAACGCAGCATTCTTAATGTTTCTATCGGTTTACTCAGCCAGCTCGTTACGATTGCGCTCAGTTTCTTTATTCCCAGGCTGATTATGCTGAATTACGGTTCGGAAGCCAATGGCCTCGTCGCCTCCATTACGCAGATCATCGCTTATCTGTCTCTGCTGGAAGCCGGCGTAGGCGCTGCCTCGATCCAGGCCCTGTACCGTCCGATCGGGCAGAACGACCGTTCCAAGATCAATGACATTTTGGCTGCAACCTCCATTTATTACAAGAAGACAGGTCTCTATTATTTTGCCGCAGTTGTATTGATTGCCTTTGTTTATCCGTTTGTGATTGAATCCGGGTTTGACGCGCTTACGGTAATGGCTGTGGTTGCGCTCAGCGGACTGGGCGGTGCGGTCAATTATTATTTTCAAGGGAAGTTTAGAGTGCTGCTGATTGCCGAAGGGAAGAGCTATATCGAATCCTCGGTTGTCATGGTTGCCAATATCGTCAACAGTCTAGTGCGTATCCTGCTGCTGCTGCAAGGCTTTGACATCATCGCGGTGCAAGCGGTTTATTTTATCGTCATGCTGCTGCAAATTGTTGTGTACCGGCTGTATATCCGTAAGTACTATAATTGGATCGATTTGAACCGGAAGCCCGATTATGCGGCGATCAGCCAGAAGAACTCGGCGCTTGTTCACGAGCTTTCGTACCTGATTTTTAGAAATACGGACATTCTAGTGCTGACCGTCTTCACCAATCTGAAAATCGTCAGTATCTACGTTCTGTATAATATGGTATTCAACTTCGTGGACAATCTCGTGCAAATGCTTAGCGGCAGCTTGAAATTCGCGCTGGGGCAGAGCTATTTCGACAATCGAGCGAAGTTTATGAAAATGTACAATATGTACGAGACGTATTATATCGGCTTTATCTTTGCGGTGATCAGCATGGTCACGATTCTGATTCTGCCGTTCATGCATCTGTACACGGTCGGGATCAAAGATATTAATTACATCGATTACCTGCTTCCACTGCTGTTCGCCGCGGCCAAGCTGCTGATCAACGCCCGGACGCCGGCGGATGCTGTAATCGAAATTGCCGGTCATTTCCGCAGCACGCAGGGAAGGTCGATTCTGGAGTCGGTGATCAATCTCGTCTGTTCCATAGGATTTGTCTTATTGTTCGGCATCTACGGCGTATTGATGGGCACAATTGCGGCGCTTCTTTACCGGTCGCTGGATATGATTATTTATTCCAACCGGAGGCTCCTGGAACGCAGTCCCTGGGTCACGCTGCGAAAATGGGGGGCAAATATTGCGCTGTTCGTCTCCATTGAACTGATTATCCAGAGCGTCAATCTTCCTATACACTCTTTCTTTTCCCTGATCATATGGGGACTCGTGCTGTCGGCACTGATCTTCCCGCTGTACTTTACGGTCAATTCCCTGTTTGAAAAAGACGGGTTTGCGATTCTGCCCGGACTTGCCAGGAAATTTACTTCACGGTTTAAGCTGGGGAAGAAGGCGGCTGCGCAGGGAGGTTCACAGTGA
- a CDS encoding RNA polymerase sigma factor — protein sequence MAASKSTNTGTLPDQDGIVHLQAALKRYCLSLTGSSWDAEDLAQDTWLKALEPLRAGHNNPEAFLLRIAKNAWIDAGRRKAVLQRILEQSNEAKYMEQENGEFEAEMAFQALMKHLSPLQRSVFLMRDVLEYTTAETAELLDATEGAVKAALHRARLAIPAVRKELSADGPMLPGEQSFRAFLEQMAAAYKQGQIAELIELTRQGDKEPSAVSAVSLQMQSVQPYSVNAGLGNLEMRMAA from the coding sequence ATGGCTGCGTCAAAAAGCACAAATACCGGAACCCTTCCGGATCAGGACGGTATTGTTCACCTGCAGGCTGCCCTGAAGCGGTATTGCCTGTCATTAACCGGATCAAGCTGGGATGCCGAAGATCTGGCGCAGGATACATGGCTGAAAGCATTAGAACCTTTAAGAGCCGGGCACAATAATCCGGAAGCATTCCTGCTGCGGATCGCCAAAAATGCGTGGATCGACGCCGGACGGAGAAAAGCCGTGCTGCAGCGGATATTGGAGCAATCTAACGAAGCAAAATATATGGAGCAGGAGAATGGGGAGTTTGAGGCTGAGATGGCCTTTCAGGCATTAATGAAGCATCTGTCTCCCCTGCAGAGGAGTGTATTCCTTATGAGAGACGTGCTGGAGTACACCACGGCGGAGACGGCGGAGCTGCTGGACGCCACAGAAGGCGCCGTCAAAGCGGCGCTGCACCGGGCGCGGCTGGCTATTCCCGCCGTCAGAAAGGAATTGTCGGCAGACGGTCCGATGCTTCCAGGGGAACAGAGCTTCCGCGCCTTCCTGGAACAAATGGCGGCTGCATATAAACAGGGGCAAATCGCGGAGCTTATTGAACTCACAAGACAAGGCGATAAAGAGCCTAGCGCCGTTAGCGCAGTCAGCCTCCAGATGCAGAGCGTCCAACCTTACAGCGTAAATGCAGGTCTGGGAAATCTTGAAATGCGTATGGCGGCATAA
- the clpP gene encoding ATP-dependent Clp endopeptidase proteolytic subunit ClpP, whose product MSYIPYVLEQTSRGERSYDIYSRLLKDRIVFVGAAIDDQLANSVIAQLLFLAAEDPEKDIHMYINSPGGSTSAGFGIYDTMQLIKPQVNTICTGFAASFGAFLLLSGTKGKRCSLPNGEIMIHQPHGGAQGQASDIAITAKRILQTREKLVRITSERTGQPEAKVEKDMDRDYFMSAEEALEYGIIDTIITHL is encoded by the coding sequence ATGAGCTATATTCCTTATGTGCTGGAGCAGACGAGCCGGGGTGAGCGGTCATACGATATTTATTCCAGGCTGCTGAAAGACCGGATTGTATTCGTAGGTGCGGCAATCGACGACCAGTTGGCCAACAGCGTCATCGCCCAGCTGCTGTTCCTGGCGGCGGAGGACCCGGAGAAGGATATTCATATGTATATCAACAGTCCGGGAGGCTCCACTTCCGCTGGTTTTGGGATTTATGATACGATGCAATTGATCAAGCCGCAGGTGAATACGATCTGTACGGGCTTTGCGGCTTCATTCGGCGCTTTTCTGCTGCTGTCGGGAACCAAAGGGAAGCGCTGCTCGCTGCCTAACGGCGAAATCATGATCCACCAGCCGCACGGCGGCGCTCAGGGGCAGGCCAGCGATATTGCCATTACCGCCAAGCGGATTTTGCAGACAAGGGAGAAGCTCGTCCGCATCACCTCGGAGCGCACCGGCCAGCCGGAGGCCAAGGTGGAGAAGGATATGGACCGGGATTACTTCATGTCCGCGGAAGAAGCGCTGGAGTACGGCATTATCGACACCATCATTACCCATTTGTGA